The following are from one region of the Advenella mimigardefordensis DPN7 genome:
- a CDS encoding Bug family tripartite tricarboxylate transporter substrate binding protein, translating into MTYRTISKPLFLQSVIAGSLLGFTSAALANDFPERPLRIIVNTGPGGLVDLSTRLVAEKMSENLGQPVVVENRAGGDGGLGARTVKTAKPDGYTLLSSAGTVVIQPLVKLNPIYDMKDFTGVGPVLRSPVLMVTGASQPDKTLADFIARAKANPGKMSYASAGVGTTTHIGAALFLKQAGLNLLHVPYKGNGTAMPDVMSGRVDMIFEAYGSGAPKVNSGSLKALAVTSTSRLADLPNVQTFAEQGVKDFSYYLWVGMLAPAGTPEPVVKRLNEALRYALSSKEITERFRTDGSEALSMTPAEFDQFLVSEEEKNGGYGERSWY; encoded by the coding sequence ATGACATATCGCACTATTAGCAAACCACTGTTTCTGCAAAGCGTAATCGCCGGCAGTTTACTGGGCTTCACATCAGCCGCTCTGGCCAATGACTTTCCGGAGAGACCATTAAGAATCATTGTCAACACGGGGCCTGGCGGCCTGGTTGATTTGTCGACCCGGCTGGTGGCCGAGAAAATGAGTGAAAATCTGGGTCAGCCGGTCGTGGTTGAGAATCGCGCGGGCGGAGATGGCGGTCTTGGAGCTCGAACCGTGAAGACGGCCAAGCCTGACGGATATACGCTTCTGTCTTCAGCCGGCACAGTGGTGATACAGCCGTTGGTCAAACTGAACCCGATTTACGACATGAAGGATTTCACCGGTGTCGGCCCGGTTCTGCGTTCACCGGTGCTGATGGTGACCGGTGCCAGCCAGCCAGATAAAACGCTGGCTGATTTTATTGCGCGGGCCAAAGCCAACCCAGGGAAGATGAGTTATGCATCGGCCGGGGTGGGAACCACCACGCATATCGGTGCAGCGCTGTTTCTGAAGCAGGCTGGGCTGAACCTGCTGCATGTTCCGTATAAGGGTAATGGTACAGCGATGCCGGATGTGATGTCCGGGCGGGTAGACATGATTTTCGAGGCATACGGCAGTGGCGCACCTAAAGTGAATTCGGGTAGTTTGAAAGCGCTGGCAGTGACGTCTACTTCGCGTCTGGCAGATTTGCCGAATGTGCAAACGTTCGCAGAGCAGGGTGTCAAGGATTTCAGCTATTACTTGTGGGTCGGCATGCTGGCGCCCGCAGGTACGCCTGAGCCCGTGGTTAAACGCCTGAATGAAGCGCTTCGCTATGCCCTGAGCAGCAAGGAAATCACCGAACGCTTCCGTACGGATGGCTCCGAGGCACTTTCAATGACGCCGGCAGAGTTCGACCAGTTTCTGGTCAGTGAAGAGGAAAAAAATGGCGGCTACGGTGAAAGATCTTGGTATTGA
- a CDS encoding Bug family tripartite tricarboxylate transporter substrate binding protein, whose translation MTRAFLRTLFGAMLIGFALSATAAESAAYPNKPIRIVVPAGAGGALDITTRVIAEKMSDYLRQPIAVENRPGGELLVGTRYVLGAKRDGYTLLAQADGFTAVPSLRNDAGYDPLKDFKGIGLMLRAAQVMYTTTGSSFNSAKEYVAKASAEPGRLSFAHGGRGSPMHLSGIQFVYKTGLNIIEVPYNGTAAAYPDIAAGRVDMMFGGYDSGISYIRSNKMKALAVTGDKRLDTLPGVPTLKEQGIDLSYYFWLGLFAPSGTPPEVINRLSEALQYALKQQDVLDRYKTSGAEVVNLTPEQFTSFLKDEVSHVESVVTALKIEKK comes from the coding sequence ATGACCCGAGCCTTCTTAAGAACATTGTTTGGAGCAATGCTCATTGGTTTTGCACTTTCTGCCACTGCTGCCGAATCTGCAGCCTACCCGAACAAACCCATTCGTATTGTTGTGCCGGCCGGAGCTGGTGGCGCGCTGGACATTACAACCAGGGTGATCGCGGAAAAAATGAGTGACTATCTGCGGCAACCCATCGCCGTGGAAAACCGCCCTGGTGGCGAATTACTGGTGGGCACGCGCTATGTACTTGGTGCCAAACGGGATGGCTACACGCTGCTGGCACAGGCCGATGGCTTTACCGCCGTGCCATCGCTTAGAAACGATGCGGGCTATGATCCGCTGAAGGATTTTAAAGGTATCGGGCTGATGTTGCGGGCAGCTCAGGTCATGTATACCACCACCGGTTCTTCATTTAATTCGGCGAAGGAATATGTGGCCAAGGCATCAGCTGAACCGGGCCGGCTTAGCTTTGCGCATGGTGGCCGAGGATCGCCCATGCATTTGAGTGGTATCCAGTTCGTCTATAAAACCGGCTTGAATATTATCGAGGTCCCCTATAATGGCACTGCCGCTGCGTACCCGGATATTGCTGCCGGCCGTGTGGATATGATGTTCGGCGGCTACGATAGTGGTATCTCCTATATTCGTTCCAACAAGATGAAGGCGCTGGCAGTCACAGGCGATAAGCGGCTTGATACCCTGCCGGGTGTGCCCACGCTGAAAGAGCAGGGGATTGATCTGTCCTATTACTTCTGGCTTGGGCTATTTGCGCCGTCCGGCACGCCTCCAGAGGTCATTAATCGTCTTTCCGAAGCCTTGCAGTACGCGCTGAAACAACAGGATGTGCTGGATCGATACAAGACGAGTGGAGCGGAAGTCGTCAATCTGACGCCAGAGCAATTCACGTCATTTTTGAAGGATGAAGTCTCACACGTGGAAAGCGTGGTCACTGCGTTGAAAATAGAGAAAAAGTGA
- a CDS encoding carboxymuconolactone decarboxylase family protein encodes MSGSFLKSLPDNAAPPTIYTAFPEIYQPWAHMSEALMSGESPLSKAERELIFAYAAGLQKGEFVYIAHAEVAYALGVDGGLIERLLENPATVTVSAQLQPVLEYVRKLAQSPELIEQSDVDAIFDAGWSELVLHHIIGIVGRAAFMVKLTRGYGFVPLSREKAARHAQKRVAAGYVNLYPAFKKDE; translated from the coding sequence ATGAGTGGTTCTTTTTTGAAATCGTTGCCGGATAACGCAGCCCCGCCAACGATCTATACTGCGTTTCCGGAAATTTACCAGCCCTGGGCGCATATGAGCGAAGCGCTGATGAGTGGCGAATCACCCCTGAGCAAGGCTGAACGGGAGCTGATCTTCGCCTATGCTGCCGGATTGCAGAAGGGCGAGTTTGTATATATTGCTCACGCTGAAGTAGCCTATGCGCTGGGCGTTGACGGTGGCCTGATCGAGCGTTTGCTTGAAAATCCGGCTACCGTCACTGTTTCCGCTCAGTTGCAGCCAGTGCTCGAGTATGTCAGGAAACTGGCTCAATCGCCGGAACTGATCGAACAATCTGACGTTGACGCGATTTTTGACGCAGGGTGGAGCGAACTGGTTTTGCATCACATCATAGGGATTGTCGGTCGAGCGGCATTTATGGTGAAGCTGACGCGGGGATACGGATTTGTACCTTTGTCTCGGGAAAAAGCGGCCAGACACGCTCAAAAACGCGTGGCGGCTGGTTATGTTAATCTTTATCCGGCATTTAAAAAGGACGAATGA
- a CDS encoding Bug family tripartite tricarboxylate transporter substrate binding protein, giving the protein MTKAIAKIILGGVFVCTSMGATAADPFPSKPVRIVVPAAAGGALDLTTRLVAQKMQENLGQPVVVENKPGGDTLIATRLVKSAKPDGYTLLSSANGITLMPQLKADPGYDPIKDFTGIGFMTRSPLLIEVGSGQPDQTLTAFMDRVRSNPDKLSYGHAGFGTPPHIAAAAFLHAAKLHMLSIPYKGNGAALPDVIGNRVEMIVDGFISSHSYIKSGMLRPLAITSESRLPSLPDVPTLKESGVDYTYTLWLGLLAPSGTPPEVVRRLSDALRFATADKELNERFRSEGSDPSFVTPAAFNDYYKEEVQDMVQLARDLNLPKD; this is encoded by the coding sequence GTGACTAAAGCCATAGCGAAAATCATATTGGGTGGTGTTTTTGTTTGTACGTCAATGGGCGCCACCGCGGCCGATCCGTTTCCATCAAAACCGGTACGGATTGTTGTGCCTGCTGCTGCCGGCGGAGCGCTGGACCTGACGACGCGTCTGGTGGCGCAGAAAATGCAGGAAAATCTGGGGCAACCCGTCGTTGTTGAGAACAAGCCCGGCGGTGACACACTGATTGCCACGCGATTAGTCAAATCAGCCAAACCTGACGGATATACCTTGCTTTCCTCGGCCAATGGCATTACCTTGATGCCTCAGTTGAAAGCTGATCCGGGCTACGATCCAATCAAGGACTTCACCGGCATCGGTTTCATGACCCGCTCACCCCTGCTGATTGAGGTGGGCAGTGGTCAGCCGGATCAGACCCTGACGGCCTTTATGGATCGGGTACGATCAAATCCGGATAAATTGTCCTATGGCCATGCGGGTTTCGGAACGCCACCGCACATTGCTGCAGCAGCGTTTCTGCACGCGGCAAAATTGCACATGCTGTCCATTCCTTACAAGGGCAATGGCGCTGCGCTGCCTGATGTCATTGGAAATCGGGTCGAGATGATTGTTGATGGCTTCATCAGCAGCCATTCCTATATCAAAAGCGGGATGTTAAGACCGCTGGCTATTACCTCGGAATCACGGTTGCCATCGCTGCCAGACGTTCCGACATTGAAGGAGTCCGGCGTCGACTACACCTATACACTGTGGCTTGGACTGCTGGCGCCTTCAGGAACACCGCCTGAGGTTGTCAGGAGACTGTCCGATGCCCTGCGATTCGCGACAGCCGACAAAGAACTGAACGAACGGTTCCGGTCCGAAGGTTCCGATCCGTCCTTCGTCACACCGGCTGCTTTCAATGACTACTATAAAGAGGAAGTGCAAGACATGGTTCAGCTGGCCAGAGATCTGAATCTGCCCAAAGATTAA